The following is a genomic window from Episyrphus balteatus chromosome 1, idEpiBalt1.1, whole genome shotgun sequence.
GTTGGCGAGAACTACAGATTTATTAAACCCTCTCTTAATAGTATACCTCTTAATTCTGTCCGGACTGGCAACAGCGCTGATGGAGAACCTCTCTACATTGGACGTGGCATTTGGGAAGGAAACGAGACAGTTGGTAAAATTCATCCTCCCAATACTTGCTTGTTTATTCCTTTTGatggagaagaagaaaaattagaaacttaTGAGGTCCTTATTCGTGAACCAACACACGTTTGGGTGCCTGGAACTATTGAACAAGTTCCACCAAATGCAGTTGTAGCTGGGGAAGAAAAAGGTCACACAATCTATGTGGGTCGTGCTCATCATGAAGGGGAGACTCTTCCAGCTAAGATTATTCCTGATACGGGAAGTGTTTACGTCAGTCGGGATGGAAAAGACATATACAAAACTGAGTTTGAATATTTGGTTGGTGAAGGTTATACTTGGGTGTATGGTGTACATTCGGGAGAAAATATTCCAATGGGAGCTGTAGCAACCGGACACACTTTGGACGGTCAGAAGGTTTACGTGGGACGTGGCTATCACCATGGTTCACAAACTCCGGGGAAAGTTCATCCTGGAGTATACCGCCTCTTTATACCATATGGTGGAAAGGAAGTCAAGCTGAAGGAATACGAAGTGCTTGCCAAGAGATAAATAAAAACCTTACTTATTTCCTTTCCTTAGTTTCTAtagataataattatattttataaataaataaaaaagaataaaagttaATTGGTTTTACTTACTTAATTTAAATGAAGACATCGATAgttcgaatttttgaaaaagggcCCATAGGAAAgacacgggtcgtttgaacacgacactactcgaagtgtcttgcactccagattttttgatgcaggaATGTTCCTTGGGGTAAGACCCTTGGggttagtaagaaaaaagcttttttaaaatcttttatcgagctattcgtttttgcgagcttaattagttatgaaaaaaacgtacttttacgtactctccctcatatttttagaagaaatatattttttttttaactgcgttTCAATTAAACTGATATCATTTTTAAATGTTCAGATATTCAAAtttaagtccgttcattttttctgccctattcgatttcactaatcaaaaagttttttttataaaagtgagagtttacttttctaatggttttcaTGAtcactttcaaattttgacataatattctatttgcattcctttaagttttttggtaagtttataggtgaggaaatttttgagatttgccatgaaacccaaacgaacataagatttttttgcatagagaatatgcaccaaacatgttgaattcaaCTAAGGATTTCTCAGAGaggaaaagagatattaaaaagatttaaacagattttgaaagaagaagttAAGTTCTTTGAGCAACCGCCacaaatttaattataacaaattatcac
Proteins encoded in this region:
- the LOC129905756 gene encoding uncharacterized protein LOC129905756; this translates as MNKIVHKWISSTSDSAVPPLAVVGGKDLDGSPIYVGRAFHEGSNFPAKVVPSKNCAYISWGGREIRKTDYEILVGENYRFIKPSLNSIPLNSVRTGNSADGEPLYIGRGIWEGNETVGKIHPPNTCLFIPFDGEEEKLETYEVLIREPTHVWVPGTIEQVPPNAVVAGEEKGHTIYVGRAHHEGETLPAKIIPDTGSVYVSRDGKDIYKTEFEYLVGEGYTWVYGVHSGENIPMGAVATGHTLDGQKVYVGRGYHHGSQTPGKVHPGVYRLFIPYGGKEVKLKEYEVLAKR